In Methanobacterium paludis, the following proteins share a genomic window:
- a CDS encoding DUF2115 domain-containing protein, which yields MADKIEELDLNGNLSKNELLSVLKKEAYCIHIIDIMMADTFLRADARYVPARYRDELLKISTKAFFTRIKDIKDDKKHYKGNVDVNKLKEFLNALKKQRDDAKVNMELCFLKIARIISVYTTFIREESIHPVGTPFPGGFKVRYDDGNYLCPVKEVQKKNPNALCRFCISKQDESV from the coding sequence ATGGCAGATAAAATCGAAGAACTTGATCTAAACGGGAACCTCAGTAAAAATGAACTTCTGTCGGTTTTAAAAAAAGAAGCATACTGCATCCATATTATAGATATCATGATGGCAGATACTTTTTTAAGGGCCGATGCAAGGTACGTACCTGCCAGATATCGTGATGAACTCCTTAAAATATCCACAAAAGCATTTTTCACGAGGATAAAGGATATTAAAGATGATAAAAAACATTACAAAGGAAATGTGGATGTTAACAAACTAAAAGAGTTTCTAAATGCCCTAAAAAAGCAGAGAGATGATGCTAAGGTTAATATGGAGCTTTGCTTTCTCAAAATCGCAAGGATAATCTCTGTTTACACCACCTTCATCCGTGAAGAGTCCATACACCCTGTTGGAACACCATTTCCCGGTGGTTTCAAAGTCAGGTACGATGATGGAAATTACCTATGCCCTGTCAAAGAGGTTCAGAAAAAAAATCCCAATGCACTCTGCAGGTTCTGCATATCCAAGCAGGATGAGAGTGTTTAA
- a CDS encoding DUF2115 family protein, giving the protein MADKIEELDLGEKISADELQSVLKKEELVEILKNDADDISIRDLMEIYTNMLKEGRYVQKSYHEDYIRFYIKSFSKYLKGLKTDETPYNSYVDMEKLRGTVEHLQKMFEESERDSSPGSKKILYLTSIYSTFVLEEPIHIVGSQFPGGLKVKKNGETYLCPVKDKQKESPNALCKFCIAEQEEGV; this is encoded by the coding sequence ATGGCAGATAAAATCGAAGAACTTGATCTGGGTGAAAAAATCAGTGCAGATGAACTTCAGTCAGTTTTAAAAAAAGAAGAGCTTGTTGAGATACTTAAAAATGATGCTGACGACATTTCAATAAGGGACTTAATGGAAATTTACACCAACATGCTTAAGGAAGGAAGATACGTTCAGAAGAGTTACCATGAGGATTACATAAGATTTTATATTAAATCTTTTTCAAAATATTTAAAAGGTTTAAAAACTGATGAAACTCCTTACAACTCATACGTGGATATGGAAAAATTAAGAGGTACCGTGGAACATCTGCAAAAAATGTTTGAAGAGTCTGAAAGGGATTCAAGCCCGGGTTCAAAAAAGATACTCTATTTAACATCCATATATTCGACTTTTGTACTGGAAGAACCAATTCATATCGTTGGATCACAGTTCCCGGGGGGTTTAAAAGTTAAAAAGAATGGTGAAACTTACCTATGCCCAGTCAAGGATAAACAGAAGGAAAGCCCAAATGCTCTCTGTAAATTTTGTATTGCAGAGCAGGAAGAAGGCGTTTAA
- a CDS encoding DUF2115 domain-containing protein produces MLEIEKLFDLSQEIKKTDLLVVLKEEVSNIHITDIMRASAFLKEDAKYVQASYREGYRKAYVEGFILRITDLKNDKSQHGGYVDLEEFKKALNLLGDQRAQLEIEGNFDPCFSKLYVTMSLYTSFILEEPIHVVGTPFPGGFEVKFQDGEYLCPVKDKQKDNPGAVCGFCIAKQEEGV; encoded by the coding sequence ATGTTAGAAATCGAGAAATTATTCGATCTTTCCCAGGAGATTAAAAAGACAGATCTGCTGGTTGTTTTAAAAGAAGAAGTCTCAAACATCCATATAACTGATATTATGAGGGCCTCTGCCTTTTTAAAAGAAGATGCTAAGTATGTGCAGGCCAGTTACAGGGAAGGATATAGAAAAGCTTATGTGGAAGGATTTATTCTGCGCATAACAGATTTAAAAAATGATAAATCTCAGCATGGAGGTTATGTGGATTTAGAAGAGTTTAAAAAGGCTTTGAATCTTCTAGGGGATCAGAGAGCTCAGCTTGAAATTGAAGGAAATTTTGACCCCTGTTTTTCTAAACTGTACGTTACCATGTCCCTTTACACAAGTTTCATACTTGAGGAACCTATCCATGTTGTGGGAACACCATTTCCAGGAGGTTTTGAGGTCAAGTTCCAGGATGGTGAGTATCTCTGTCCTGTAAAAGACAAACAGAAGGATAATCCTGGTGCAGTGTGCGGTTTCTGTATTGCCAAGCAGGAAGAGGGCGTTTAA
- a CDS encoding DEAD/DEAH box helicase → MIKMDTLKSEIKDIIKECYPQIKELNPAQKAVVDSGFVEDTTNYIIAIPTASGKTLLGVMAALNTILNGGKVVYAVPLISIQNEKVKEFKKFEKFDINVGKHPSSSDLAVMVFESFDAITRFSWNTLREIDLLIVDEFHMIGEYSRGPTIECAITRSRILNPGMRIIALSATLQNMPELSSWLDAHVVEHDYRPVPLYKDVLTTEEMETKNKNDVILRVLNTSIKESSQILVFVSTRRFTESLANYIAGKIKRKIPADKKKAFREVAEKILDVPKKRGSLPTAVCLKLAECVESGIAFHHAGLFDKQKEIIEEEFREGNLYMITATPSLMYGVNLPSKNVVIRDYTRWTSQGPQPIPVFDYEQMSGRAGRPGYDTEGYSYLIAKSVDEAYNLKDHYVYGEIETTHSKLIENKDAVYKQIITQIASTLARNPQDILEFFGSTFYGFQMSNNEYLSAFSADSMEYEINQALEFLIQNGILQTTPEGIKTTEFGMLIAKSNYAVKTAVRLREFAKMDGEIDIHKLIYEISKTPDMPMISFKGRKSKEPVRERLNKEGVFIVDIGNSEATAATLIEWMNERNEYEIENAFNVYAASTRRSSYEASLLVKFFKRICEVLGVYSGLNSLDVLSARLYYGVKDDIVPMVVSIKRLGRKRARALVNAFGADLKSVTKEELVKIDGIGPKTAEAIMNRYKSN, encoded by the coding sequence CTGATCAAAATGGACACTTTAAAGAGCGAGATTAAGGACATAATTAAAGAATGTTATCCCCAAATAAAGGAGCTGAACCCTGCCCAGAAGGCAGTTGTTGACTCTGGATTCGTTGAGGACACCACCAACTACATAATAGCAATACCAACTGCCAGTGGAAAAACACTGCTGGGAGTTATGGCAGCTTTAAACACCATATTAAACGGCGGCAAAGTCGTATATGCTGTTCCACTCATATCCATCCAAAACGAAAAAGTTAAGGAATTTAAAAAGTTTGAAAAATTTGATATCAACGTTGGAAAACATCCTTCATCATCTGACCTGGCCGTTATGGTCTTTGAGTCCTTTGATGCCATCACACGTTTTTCATGGAACACCTTACGTGAGATAGACCTCCTTATTGTGGACGAATTTCATATGATTGGTGAGTACTCAAGAGGCCCAACCATAGAATGTGCAATAACCCGTTCAAGGATATTGAATCCTGGCATGAGAATCATAGCACTTTCAGCAACTCTGCAGAACATGCCTGAGCTATCCTCATGGTTGGATGCACATGTTGTTGAGCATGATTACCGTCCGGTACCCCTTTACAAGGATGTGCTCACAACCGAGGAGATGGAGACCAAAAACAAAAACGATGTTATTTTACGCGTTTTAAATACCTCCATCAAGGAATCATCCCAGATACTGGTCTTCGTGTCAACAAGAAGGTTCACAGAGTCCCTTGCAAATTACATAGCTGGTAAGATAAAACGGAAAATTCCAGCTGACAAAAAAAAGGCCTTCAGGGAAGTTGCAGAAAAGATACTGGATGTGCCTAAAAAGAGGGGTTCATTACCAACTGCAGTGTGCCTGAAACTTGCAGAATGCGTTGAAAGTGGAATTGCATTCCACCACGCAGGCCTCTTCGACAAGCAGAAGGAAATAATTGAGGAAGAATTTAGGGAAGGAAACCTTTATATGATAACAGCCACCCCCAGTTTGATGTACGGTGTGAACTTACCCTCTAAAAACGTTGTTATAAGGGATTACACTCGCTGGACAAGCCAGGGCCCCCAGCCAATCCCAGTCTTCGACTACGAGCAGATGTCAGGAAGGGCAGGCCGTCCAGGATATGACACAGAAGGGTACTCCTATCTAATTGCAAAGAGCGTTGATGAAGCCTACAACCTTAAAGACCATTATGTATATGGAGAAATAGAAACAACCCATTCAAAGCTTATCGAAAACAAGGATGCTGTTTACAAACAGATAATAACTCAGATAGCCTCCACACTTGCAAGAAATCCTCAGGATATACTTGAGTTCTTTGGTAGCACATTTTACGGGTTCCAGATGAGCAACAACGAGTATTTATCCGCATTTTCTGCAGATTCTATGGAGTACGAAATAAACCAGGCTCTGGAATTCCTGATACAAAATGGAATACTCCAAACAACCCCAGAAGGAATTAAAACAACCGAATTTGGGATGTTAATAGCCAAAAGCAACTACGCAGTTAAAACCGCAGTTAGACTGAGGGAATTTGCAAAAATGGATGGAGAAATAGACATCCACAAGCTCATATATGAAATAAGCAAAACCCCTGACATGCCAATGATATCCTTCAAAGGCCGTAAAAGTAAAGAGCCTGTAAGGGAACGGTTGAACAAAGAAGGAGTATTTATAGTGGACATTGGAAACAGCGAGGCCACTGCAGCAACCCTTATAGAATGGATGAATGAGAGGAATGAATACGAAATTGAAAACGCCTTCAACGTCTACGCGGCTTCAACAAGAAGGTCTTCATATGAGGCATCACTGCTTGTGAAGTTCTTCAAACGGATCTGTGAAGTTCTGGGTGTTTATTCAGGCTTAAACTCACTCGATGTTTTATCTGCAAGGCTGTACTATGGAGTAAAAGACGACATAGTTCCAATGGTTGTAAGTATCAAACGTTTAGGCCGTAAAAGAGCCAGGGCACTTGTAAATGCTTTTGGAGCTGATTTAAAATCTGTTACAAAGGAAGAGCTTGTTAAAATAGATGGTATAGGACCTAAAACTGCTGAAGCCATAATGAACAGGTATAAAAGTAACTGA
- the moaC gene encoding cyclic pyranopterin monophosphate synthase MoaC — MVEKTFTHLTEGGVHMVEVGDKPVVKRSATARGKINLKESTLDLIKKEEIKKGNVLTTAQIAAIGAVKSTHHLIPLCHSLRITGVEVDFKVGSKSIEMNVSVKSVGKTGVEMEALTGVSVGLLTIWDMVKSVEKDENGQYPSTNISDIIVVKKKKN; from the coding sequence ATGGTGGAAAAAACATTTACACACCTTACAGAAGGGGGTGTCCACATGGTTGAAGTTGGTGACAAACCCGTTGTAAAAAGAAGTGCAACTGCAAGGGGCAAAATAAATCTTAAAGAAAGTACTTTAGACCTGATAAAAAAAGAAGAAATAAAAAAGGGTAATGTACTCACAACAGCCCAAATAGCAGCCATAGGGGCTGTTAAATCAACACACCATCTTATCCCACTTTGCCACTCACTGAGGATAACCGGCGTGGAAGTTGACTTTAAAGTTGGTTCTAAATCCATAGAAATGAATGTATCAGTTAAATCTGTTGGTAAAACAGGAGTTGAAATGGAAGCACTTACAGGAGTGAGTGTTGGACTTTTAACAATTTGGGACATGGTTAAAAGTGTTGAAAAAGATGAAAACGGCCAATATCCATCAACAAATATTTCAGATATAATCGTTGTCAAAAAGAAGAAGAACTAA
- the cbiD gene encoding cobalt-precorrin-5B (C(1))-methyltransferase CbiD, with protein sequence MENNDRPTNTLHIEGNEYGITTGSAATAAAVAALLSIKEEVKLVKIKTPLGELEIDVEHSEKLTENSGRASVIKRPYNDPDVTKNLEIFADVTMSSSPGITIKGGEGIGIVTKPGLQIPAGEAAINPVPQDMIRSNLQDTLKEIFPNIKGVSVTINVPKGREIARRTMNPRLGIVNGISILGTTGIARSMSSKSYRESLKCQIDVALAQGYENLVFVPGNIGDKLARKILDVDDDQIVQMSNFVGYMLLEASNADVKRIVLFGHAGKLIKIAAGIFDTKHSVADGRREIITTYTALAGADTNLIKRIFESNTTEDMIDILDEENLVYPVFNGIAKTIKDLCHEKYEMDFDVVIVRMDGTVLNQNHEIEVKRVK encoded by the coding sequence ATGGAAAACAACGACAGACCAACAAACACTCTCCATATCGAGGGAAATGAATACGGGATCACAACAGGAAGTGCAGCAACTGCAGCTGCAGTTGCAGCTCTCTTATCCATAAAGGAAGAAGTAAAACTTGTTAAGATCAAAACACCTCTTGGAGAACTCGAAATCGACGTTGAACATTCTGAAAAATTAACGGAAAACTCAGGAAGGGCCTCCGTAATAAAACGGCCCTACAACGACCCTGACGTTACAAAAAATCTTGAAATTTTTGCAGACGTTACGATGAGTAGTAGCCCAGGGATAACCATAAAAGGCGGTGAAGGCATTGGAATCGTTACTAAACCCGGCCTTCAAATTCCTGCAGGTGAAGCTGCAATAAATCCTGTCCCACAGGATATGATACGATCAAACCTTCAAGACACACTTAAAGAAATATTTCCCAATATAAAAGGAGTTTCTGTTACAATTAACGTTCCTAAAGGTCGAGAAATAGCCAGAAGAACTATGAATCCCCGTCTGGGGATAGTAAATGGAATTTCAATTCTGGGGACAACTGGTATTGCAAGGTCAATGTCATCTAAAAGTTACAGAGAATCCCTTAAATGTCAGATAGATGTTGCACTGGCCCAGGGATATGAAAATCTTGTTTTTGTACCGGGAAACATAGGGGACAAACTTGCCCGGAAGATTCTGGATGTTGATGATGACCAGATAGTCCAGATGAGCAACTTCGTTGGATACATGCTCTTGGAAGCATCAAATGCAGATGTGAAAAGGATAGTTCTCTTTGGACATGCTGGAAAGCTCATTAAAATAGCCGCAGGGATCTTCGACACCAAACACAGCGTTGCAGACGGGCGGCGTGAGATAATAACCACATATACCGCGCTTGCAGGTGCAGATACTAATTTAATAAAACGCATTTTTGAGTCCAATACAACAGAGGATATGATCGACATTCTAGATGAAGAAAATCTTGTTTATCCTGTCTTTAATGGCATAGCTAAAACTATTAAAGATCTATGTCATGAAAAATATGAAATGGACTTCGACGTTGTAATAGTAAGAATGGATGGGACTGTTTTAAACCAGAATCATGAAATTGAAGTAAAAAGGGTTAAATAA
- a CDS encoding MJ0307 family thioredoxin yields MVVKVEVFTSPSCPYCPMAIELVEEVKKEMSEDLEVTKIDISIDQEKAREYGLMAVPAIALNGVVKFVGAPSKEELVEAIKEEK; encoded by the coding sequence ATGGTAGTTAAAGTTGAAGTATTTACATCCCCATCATGTCCATACTGCCCAATGGCCATTGAACTGGTGGAAGAAGTTAAAAAAGAGATGTCAGAGGACCTTGAAGTTACAAAGATCGATATATCCATCGACCAGGAAAAAGCCAGAGAATACGGATTAATGGCTGTTCCTGCAATCGCCCTAAACGGTGTTGTGAAATTCGTAGGAGCACCAAGCAAGGAAGAGTTAGTGGAAGCTATCAAAGAAGAAAAATAA
- a CDS encoding PepSY domain-containing protein translates to MAALSLTVGLVIGNQINNHSVVDTTNNTTPAVNSTVNQSQGVTKSQSVQNTTNKKSSNGIITATQAANLALKYAEEECPGEVWSVNSVELNPYGVYVVEVFNQAEVEAAKTNTPNPADKSMDVDINAHTGAIASGPTG, encoded by the coding sequence GTGGCAGCACTTAGTTTAACTGTAGGATTAGTGATTGGAAATCAAATTAATAACCATTCAGTCGTGGATACAACAAATAACACAACTCCCGCAGTTAATAGCACAGTAAATCAAAGTCAAGGAGTAACTAAAAGTCAAAGTGTACAAAATACTACCAACAAAAAATCAAGTAATGGTATAATAACCGCCACTCAAGCAGCGAATCTTGCATTAAAATATGCAGAAGAAGAATGTCCAGGAGAAGTATGGAGTGTTAATAGTGTGGAATTAAATCCCTATGGGGTTTATGTGGTTGAAGTATTTAATCAAGCGGAAGTAGAAGCAGCAAAAACAAATACCCCAAACCCAGCAGATAAATCTATGGATGTGGATATAAATGCACATACTGGTGCAATTGCGTCAGGCCCAACAGGGTAA
- a CDS encoding PepSY domain-containing protein, whose product MDNKVKILLIIIFVFVAVIGLVGGFILEGYLQDNDKNTSVLDNNSSIDVTTNISTDNNETQQKSSDSGFISPQEAIKVAKETAGPSSNVRYEAKLIQNGQNPYYLITVYDTKINSTTYGVAIGGAKVDAKTGQFLEGMG is encoded by the coding sequence ATGGATAATAAAGTTAAAATATTACTTATTATTATATTTGTTTTTGTTGCTGTAATAGGATTGGTCGGTGGTTTTATTTTAGAGGGCTATTTACAGGATAATGATAAAAATACTTCTGTTTTAGATAATAACAGTTCCATTGATGTAACTACAAATATTAGCACAGATAATAATGAAACACAACAGAAATCCAGTGATTCTGGGTTTATTAGTCCACAGGAAGCAATAAAAGTCGCTAAAGAAACTGCAGGACCCTCTTCCAACGTGCGTTACGAAGCAAAATTAATCCAAAATGGCCAAAATCCTTATTATTTAATTACAGTTTATGATACTAAGATTAATAGTACTACTTATGGTGTAGCCATTGGTGGTGCCAAGGTTGATGCTAAAACAGGTCAATTTTTAGAGGGAATGGGATAG
- a CDS encoding transposase, with product MVLGEYRMVQSFLVPLELTELIPKNHICFFIADMVDELDFRKLEKKYRYSAGKPAYSQHMLMRIIIMASVDGVFSSRQIMKLTN from the coding sequence GTGGTTTTAGGAGAATATAGAATGGTTCAATCTTTTTTAGTACCTTTGGAGTTGACTGAGCTTATTCCAAAGAATCATATATGTTTTTTCATCGCAGATATGGTTGATGAGCTAGATTTTAGAAAACTTGAGAAGAAATATCGATATAGTGCTGGTAAACCTGCTTATTCACAGCATATGCTTATGAGAATTATAATTATGGCTTCCGTAGATGGTGTTTTCTCTTCAAGGCAAATTATGAAACTTACAAATTAA